Proteins encoded within one genomic window of Gemmatimonadota bacterium:
- a CDS encoding YceI family protein: MNMRWIIGLFFVGCVIVQQVWAETSLGLPVEGVQTIVLRNEVGKNQIQFVSSAPLEEIHGTASEISGALILDPANVQGLTGKIEVQVASMETGIEKRDAHLHSADWLDEKQFPVIGFEIAGLKDVSVEAGEDRAVIKGLAMGTFSLHGVAKKMEIPFEATYLLASEQTKKRALGDFFVVKGEFEIALKDFDIAGARGLVGNRVGKKIDLKTNFFGSTMRGEKDEVGGVK, from the coding sequence ATGAATATGCGGTGGATCATCGGTTTGTTTTTTGTCGGGTGTGTTATAGTACAACAGGTCTGGGCGGAGACATCATTGGGGTTGCCGGTTGAGGGTGTGCAGACGATTGTGTTGCGCAATGAGGTGGGTAAGAATCAGATTCAGTTTGTGAGTTCGGCACCGCTGGAGGAGATCCACGGTACAGCGTCGGAGATTTCGGGTGCGTTGATACTGGATCCGGCAAATGTGCAGGGTTTGACGGGGAAGATTGAGGTGCAGGTTGCGAGTATGGAGACGGGTATCGAGAAGCGCGACGCGCATTTGCATAGCGCGGATTGGTTGGATGAAAAACAGTTTCCGGTGATTGGGTTTGAGATTGCGGGGTTGAAGGATGTGTCTGTGGAGGCAGGGGAAGATAGGGCTGTGATTAAGGGATTGGCAATGGGGACGTTTTCACTGCACGGCGTGGCGAAGAAGATGGAGATTCCTTTTGAGGCGACGTATTTGCTGGCGTCAGAGCAGACAAAGAAGCGCGCGTTAGGAGATTTTTTTGTGGTGAAGGGCGAATTTGAGATTGCGTTGAAGGATTTTGATATTGCAGGTGCGCGCGGGCTGGTGGGTAACCGGGTTGGGAAGAAGATCGATTTGAAGACGAATTTTTTTGGTTCGACGATGAGAGGTGAGAAGGATGAAGTAGGAGGTGTGAAGTAG